A genomic stretch from Helianthus annuus cultivar XRQ/B chromosome 1, HanXRQr2.0-SUNRISE, whole genome shotgun sequence includes:
- the LOC110915972 gene encoding protein FAR1-RELATED SEQUENCE 5-like produces the protein MMLEKFREVQKAVIADEQTEYAKTRSKISEKERDLNVEPDNYILFIDLEYMSSNVRNTDDIEIEDVEDHAVDDAAEHFKNPTSDNVVILDDQTNERLYIPEVASSCIPVIGMEFSSIEQAYVFYQTYAKKAGFSARKGGEHHTGGIIKTKYFVFSKEGHKPLAIDDPYRKLSKPYKSRNIPTIRTRCKAQIKICSTDGVLYKVDKFVQEHNHSFVCPKDMHLLPAYRHLSETQEEMIWELGTLNLRPLKAFNIMRQRYGGFENVGATKDDCKNFRARTHSYIGEYDADMVINRLTDKKQFMVGYSFVHSVDENKRLSGLFWADGLCKRNYAVFGDVVSFDATFKTNKYNMVFVPFTGIDNHCRNVKLGARLLSSESIESYKWLLQSFLDSFGKQPKVGYELCNNEDFKRRMCDIVWTDSITPETFETEWKLIMIEFALTENKLIDDMFGMRSSWIPAFYRHEPMSGLMRTTSRSDIRERKPFFLSGGEFLTYSC, from the exons atgatgttGGAAAAATTTCGTGAAGTACAAAAAGCTGTAATCGCAGATGAACAGACTGAATATGCAAAGACGAGGTCAAAG ATATCAGAGAAAGAaagagatttgaatgtggagccagataattatatcttatttatagatTTAGAATacatg agcAGTAACGTACGAAATACAGATGATATTGAAATTGAAGATGTTGAAGACCATGCCGTTGATGATGCTGCTGAGCATTTTAAGAATCCGACATCAGACAACGTCGTTATACTAGATGATCAGACCA ATGAAAGATTGTATATTCCTGAGGTAGCTTCATCATGTATTCCCGTTATAGGAATGGAATTCAGTTCGATAGAGCAAGCATATGTTTTTTATCAGACAtatgccaagaaggcagggtTCTCTGCGCGAAAAGGAGGTGAACATCATACTGGTGGTATTATAAAGACCAAATACTTTGTGTTTTCAAAGGAGGGGCACAAACCACTGGCTATTGATGATCCTTACAGAAAGTTGTCTAAGCCATATAAAAGTAGGAACATACCGACTATTCGAACTAGGTGTAAAGCACAAATTAAGATTTGTTCGACGGATGGGGTGTTATATAAGGTAGATAAGTTTGTTCAAGAGCATAATCATTCATTTGTCTGCCCTAAAGATATGCATTTATTACCGGCTTATAGGCATCTTTCTGAAACACAAGAAGAGATGATATGGGAGCTTGGTACATTAAATCTTAGGCCATTGAAAGCCTTCAATATTATGAGGCAAAGATACGGAGGTTTTGAAAATGTTGGAGCAACTAAAGATGACTGCAAGAATTTTAGAGCTAGGACACATAGCTATATAGGAGAGTATGATGCCGATATGGTTATCAATAGGCTGACCGATAAAAAGCAGTTTATGGTTGGTTATTCATTTGTTCATTCAGTTGATGAAAACAAGCGATTGTCTGGCTTGTTTTGGGCTGATGGTTTGTGCAAACGTAATTACGCTGTGTTTGGAGATGTCGTATCATTTGATGCTACGTTCAAAACCAACAA GTATAATATGGTTTTTGTACCCTTTACTGGTATCGATAACCACTGTCGGAATGTGAAGCTTGGAGCTAGGTTGCTATCATCCGAAAGCATTGAATCATACAAATGGTTGTTACAATCATTTTTGGATTCATTTGGTAAGCAGCCTAAG gtTGGATACGAGTTGTGTAACAATGAAGACTTCAAAAGACGTATGTGTGATATAGTCTGGACTGATTCGATTACTCCAGAAACGTTTGAGACGGAATGGAAATTGATAATGATTGAATTCGCTTTGACCGAGAATAAATTGATTGACGATATGTTTGGCATGAGATCTTCATGGATTCCAGCTTTCTATCGTCATGAGCCTATGTCTGGGCTCATGCGGACTACCTCCAGATCAGATATCAGAGAGCGAAAACCATTTTTTCTGTCAGGTGGCGAATTCTTAACTTACTCTTGTTGA